CCCGGGCCGCGGCCCGCCGGCCGCGCGGGCCGCGGCGCGGCGGCCGCGCCTCGTCGCCCGCGCCGGGCCCGCCGCGGATTCGGGCGAGCGCGCTATCTTCGCCCGCGATGGCCGCCATCGACCGCACCGAGCTGGACGACATCCTGCGCCAGACCCTCGACGACCGCCGGCTGTCGCGCACCGAGCGGCGCGCGCTGGCCGAGGTGTTCGCCGACTACGACCTGGACGACGACGCGCGGGGGTTCGTCCGCAGCCGCGTGTTCGCGCTCGCGCGCGAGCACCTGCGCGCCGCCGGCGCGCGCGCCGTCCTCGACTGGGCCGAGGACGTCGTCAAGCTGGTCCAGGCCCGCCACGATCGCGATCCGACCATCGGCGAGGTCCACTTCAGCCCGAGCGACGAGTGCCGGCGCCGCATCGTTCGCCTGCTTGCGAGCTGCCGCGGCTCGGCCGACATCTGCGTGTTCACGATCACCGACGACTGGCTGGCCCGCGCGATCCTCGATGCGCACGCGCGCGGCGTCGCCGTACGCATCATCACCGACGACGAAAAGGTGGGCGATCCGGGCTCTGACGTCTACCGGATCGCTCGCGCCGGGGTTCCGGTGCGCTGCGACGACAGCGAGGCGCACATGCACCACAAGTTCGCGCTGTTCGATCGGCGCATCGTGCTCACCGGCAGCTACAACTGGACGCGCAGCGCCGCGAAGCACAACCGCGAGAACTTCCTGATCACCGACGATTCGCAGCTCGTCGAGCCCTACGTCCGCGCGTTCGACGCGCTGTGGCAGGACATGTCGCCCATCACCGTGCCGCCGGCATGACGGCGCGTCAGCCGAGGTTCGGCAGCAGGAATCGCTCGACCTCGGCGACCGGCAGCCGCTTGCGCGCGGCGTAGTCGGCGAGCTGATCGCGGCCGATCGTGCCGACGGCGAAGTAGCGCGCCTGCGGATGCGCGAGGTAGATCCCGCTCACCGACGCGGCGGGCAGCATGGCGTAACCGTCCGTGAGCGAGATGCCCGCCGCGGCCTCGGCGTCGAGCAGCTGCCACAGCGTCGCCTTTTCGCTGTGGTCCGGGCAGGCCGGGTAGCCGAACGCAGGCCGGATGCCGCGATAGCGCTCGGCGAGCAGGTCCTCGAGCGGCAAGTCGTCGCCGTGACCGAGGTCGGCGCGAGCGCGCTGGTGCAGCCACTCCGCGAACGCCTCGGCCAGCCGGTCGGCCAGTGCCTTGGCCATGATCGCGCCGTAGTCGTCGTGCTCGCGCTCGTAGCGCGCGACGATGGCGTCGAGTCCGATGCCCGCGGTGACGGCGAACGCGCCGATGAAGTCCTCCAGTCCCGAGTCGATCGGCGCGACGAAGTCGGCGAGCGACCGCAGCGGGCCGCCCCGAT
The DNA window shown above is from Deltaproteobacteria bacterium and carries:
- a CDS encoding endonuclease, which gives rise to MAAIDRTELDDILRQTLDDRRLSRTERRALAEVFADYDLDDDARGFVRSRVFALAREHLRAAGARAVLDWAEDVVKLVQARHDRDPTIGEVHFSPSDECRRRIVRLLASCRGSADICVFTITDDWLARAILDAHARGVAVRIITDDEKVGDPGSDVYRIARAGVPVRCDDSEAHMHHKFALFDRRIVLTGSYNWTRSAAKHNRENFLITDDSQLVEPYVRAFDALWQDMSPITVPPA